The segment ACCTCTGACACCTAGAAACAGGCATGGGAAATCTccatttgagttgttggtcagtgtAGTCCAAGTGACCTCCAAAATAATATAGGCTATTGCTGTTACCCTTGGTTGGTTCTCAGAGTTGAAGACACTACACACTTTGAATACAAGACTCAGAAGACTTCTTCTGTCTAGCTTCCACAGTCCAGTAAGTACTATTTAAGACGCCAATAGAAGGATGCAATAAATGATTCTATCCAGCTGTGATGCCTATGAAACAACACTTACCCGGCTTGGCAAGCTATCCTTATAGGTGCAGTAGTGGAACTAATATCTTGGTGATAGCCCTAGCTATCTAACTGGGCTTAAGACACACTCAACAAGGAGAGAAACATGCCTGGTAATAGAAACCTAGCCAAGAACTCTACTTGGGGCTAGCAAAGAGGTCATGGAACTTAGAGGGAAACCCACTACCATTACTTCACTAGACCTAGCTAATTCCTAATAATTCCCAACTGCACTCTAAAACTTACACCCATAGATAAAGTGTAGCTTTCACCCCTACATAAAAGAAGCTCCGCTTTGCAGCAAagagagaccattacagaaaactacaactggTCGTAGTTCCGAGATCAACTGATCAAGGGGAGTCCCAAAGGATCAATCTCTGTACCTAAAGCTCGGAGAGTGTTGCAGAAGAGGTGAACAGAAAGACTGTTAGGAGACAGATGGCCAGGAAGACTGCAGTGAGGCTCTGTATCCCAGAAATAGCAGAAGGCTACACCTATGATACTCGACAATATGGCTGCCTGAACAGTGACAATACCGATAAGCATGCGAACACAGAAGGAGATCTAGAGTCTCATCCCTAGACAAAGCAACCAATGACTGCTGAGTCAGTCTCCTTGCGTTGagccctgtcccaccccaattgTTTATTAATACAAAAAATTGTCTGCCTGAAATcatatatacacaagcaacacTAAGTGGACTCAACAggttgtgtttatatatttatgcacatatatgtgtgtatatatgctaatatatatattttttcaaagaaaaagaggccatacATTTTATAGGGTCTTATAGAAGAattgggaggagttggaggaggaaagggggaagtgatataattatattctaaTTAAAAATGGGGGTGGGAAGGCCAAGCAAGGGtcctcaaaagaaataaaaatggccaaTGAATATTTCCAAAAGTCTTCAACATCCTTGGTGACCAGAGAATGCAAatgaaaactactttgagattccatgcAAGTATGACTATCAAGGAAATAAATGACAAGAAATGCTAGCCagagtgaaggaaaaaaaaagggggatcCCTGTTAGGATTGGCTGGAATGTAAACTGGTGTAGCCGTTATACGAGTCAGCATTTCTCAAAAAGCTGCAGAACAGAACCACTGTATATCGCAGCTATGCCACTCAGGTATACACCCAGAGGGGTctccatcctaccacagagacacttccTCAGCCATTCTTATTGCAGCTCTAGTCACAACCACAAGGACATGAAATCaccctagatgtccatcaactgatgaataGCAACAGTACATATACACTGTGGGATTTTACTCACCCATGTAGAAAACTGCAATTTTCAGAAAAACTGCTACAACTGGAAAACATTTAGGTAAcccaggctttaaaaaaaaaagcaggggctggggacttagctcagtggtagagcgcttacctaggaagcgcaaggccctgggttcggtccccagctccgaaaaaaagaaccaaaaaaaaaaaaaaaaaaaaaaaaaaaaaaaaaaaaaaaagcaaacacccCACATTCTCTCTCATGCTTGGATTTTAGTTTCtgaattttagtgtgtgtgtgtgtgtgtgtgtgtgtgtgtgtgtgtgtgtgtgtgacactagGAAACTAAAAGGGGGCCCAGGAGGAACAAAGGACACTTTATAAGGGTGAGGAGTAGGTAAGGTTCTAGAACAAGTTGAATATGGATTGAGGGACGCTGGAAAATGGTGTAAGTGGGGTATCCAAGCTGGGAGATGAAGAAAGGACAGGGCGAGAGGAGGTACAGACAAAACTAAGTATGTAGGAAAATGCCACAAGGAAGCCTACTGCTTTGTAAAAACTATCAAATTACAACAATTGGAAAAAAATGtatcattgaaaaaaaaataacttaacAAGCACTTTAGCCTATAAAGTGTAAGGCTTAAAATTCAATAACTACTAATTTAAGTAGCCTTCTATGAAAAGTAAGGCTGACTGTGAATTTTTAGTCATTTAAGATTACAAAATGacataacaaaaaattaaaaaacacttGTCTTAGAATCCCCTTACCCTTGTGCCTTAAAATTTCAGCATTCAAGTTGGAATCTACTCTTGATTTTATAACATTTTCTTCTTGGTCAGTACTTAACAGTATAATTTTCTGACCTAGAGAGATGCTTAAATAAAAGGTTAAAAGATGGTAACAGTGGTTTTATGGGAAAGATCCACTGGCAAAATGTGGTCCAAATCCCCTTGGGTTTGGGTCTTATGATTTAAGACTTCTTTGTTCAATTGGCATATAGACTGGGGTTTtggtagaaaaaaaacaaacaaacaaggtatTTAGATTCTTATTTTGGAGTCCAAGATTCCGAGCTATGTGTCCTGACAGACACTCAACTGTTGGGGCTGGAGAACTGGCTCAATGGCTGTTTAATGGTTTTGAGAAGGACCCCAGTTAAGTTCACagtacccacatgacagctcataacAGCCTATACCTCCAGTTCTAGGGACTCCCAACGCTTTATTCTAGCCTTCATGGGCTTCTGCTCCCAAATGTTGTACATATAGTCATGCTAGTTCATACATACGCATTTTAGAAATCTTAAAATCTCAACTGATTTGCACATCTAACTACACAGGAGAATACGGGTGTTTCCTCCATACAGTGATGAGCTCATACTTAATAATGGAGTGCATCTTTTAGGCCATGATTCAGTGTCCCCAAATTATAAGGACGGCTGTTTCTACTCTCTAAGTGGCCTTAGGCATAAACAAGCATACGATTTTGAGGTGTTGTGTCAGCTCTAGTCTACATTAAAATCATACTAAAGCTCAGTATTTAAATTTCTGAAGAAGCCCTTTTCCAAATTCATGCTCTAAGGTgtcctgtttatttttaaactctaACAAGGAGGGGGCGGCGGAAGTGCTTCCGGAGGTATCTTGTAAACAAAAGCCATAGATGTCTTTTCTGGAGTGGTCTCGCAACTGATCGTTCTGGGCTCACATTTTGAAAACACCCAGTCAAGGACAAGACAAAAGCCATCTCCTAAAGGTTCTCTTTTGGTAGAACCCGGActacctatttaaaaaaaaaaattggtgttGTCTCCTTTACTACACCATAAAACAGCTCAGGAATCTTTGACGTCGGATCCTGAGGCGCCAAGCTGCCGGACAGTCGCCCACACGCCGGGGTCAGCTGACGCCGGCTCCACCTGTGCCCGGTGTCGCACGCTCCTCGGACTTCTCCGCCTCTTCACCGGCCCACATCGAGGTTTCGAGACCGTCGGCCACACTCGCTCGGAGACCACGCTCGCATTCAGAGGTCCCCATCCGGAAGCGCGTTCTGCTCCCGCCCCCGCCGGCGGATCCGGAAGTGGGGGTCGGCAGCGGTGCACCGCCCTCCGCGGGCCCCTGGACACGATGCTTCGCGGCGCGCGCAGCCACCTCTCGGCCTCGGTAGCCCTCGCCGCGGTCCTGGCTGCGGCGCTGCTCTCGTCGTTCGCGCGCTGCTCTCTCCCGGGGCGCGGCGACCCGGTGGCTTCGGTGCTTAGCCCCTACTTCGGCACGAAGACACGCTACGAAGATGTCAACCCCTGGCTGCTGGGCGACCCGGTGGCGCCGCGACGGGACCCGGAGCTGCTGGCGGGGACTTGCACCCCGGTGCAGCTGGTCGCCCTCATCCGTCACGGCACCCGCTACCCTACGACCAAGCAGATCCGCAAGCTGAGGCAGCTGCAGGGGCTGCTGCAGACCCGCGAGTCCGTGGATGGCGGGAGCCGAGTGGCCGCCGCTCTGGACCAATGGCCGCTGTGGTACGATGACTGGATGGACGGGCAGCTGGTGGAAAAGGGGCGGCAGGACATGCGACAGCTGGCCCTGCGTCTGGCCGCCCTCTTCCCTGACCTCTTCTGCCGGGAGAACTACGGCCGCCTGCGGCTGATCACCAGCTCCAAGCACCGCTGTGTGGACAGCAGCGCCGCCTTCCTCCAAGGGTTGTGGCAACATTACCACCCAGGATTGCCACCTCCCGACGTCTCAGGTGACAGCGCGCCCTGCCTTCCTCAGACTTCGGACCCCCAACCCAGCCTCTGCTTGGGTCCCTTTTTTTCACCCCCCTTTCTGACTTGCGTTCTCGGGGCACAGGATGTGGACTTGGCCTGTCTCTGTTTTATGAATGAGTTCATTCACTCATCAGATGCGAATTCCTGGCATTTTCTGCGTGAGGGCGCAGTAGGGGACGCTGGCGGTCCAgctggaaggaggggaggaaaagtATCATTCCCAGTTTTACATTACCCATTCTCAAATCGCGCTATCCCTCTGAGTGCCAACTTcgcttcttttcctttcttaactGGGCATACTCTTTCAAATTATATAGAACTTTCTTCCTCCTCAACTACTTATGAgaattggttgttttgttttgttttgttttgttttgttttgtttttcgagacagcaTTTTTCAGCCCTGGTTGGttgtcctggacttgctttgtagactaggctggcttcaaactcacagagatccaccacctTTCTCTGCCTGGGAAAATGCTGTGATCAAAGGCGGTGTCACCAAGCccagtttgactttttttttttttcttaaccccATCGTCTTTTCCTGAGTTTCGACATTTACAAGGTGTTTTAGGAAGCTGCTCCTCAAAGCCTCTTTATGCCTTACTTAGGGTTAGGGTACCCCGTTTCATTCTTGTGTTTACTGTAGCTGTGGTCCGTGGTCACAAGCATCACCTACCAACTTATTTCGTCATTATTATACTGCTTCGGGATTTGGGGGCACACGTAGTGGAATCCTCATTTCATAGGTGAAGAAGCCAAGAGTGCTACCCCTTCACCACCCTTACATAGTTGTGAACTAGTCAGGTCCAGTGTCCAGGTTTGTGGCTTTTGTAGAGTGCTGAGTTTTCCTTCCGAAAATGTTTTTAGCTCTTACAGCAAGTGTTAATACTTTTTGTATGCCGAGCATACTTCACATTGAATCCATACCACTGCTTTATGAAGTCGATAATTGTGTCCCCTGCCAGCCTCGTGGATgaagcaatgaaacaaaaagtaccaAATAATTGGTAGATTTTCATACAGCTAGACATGGATCTAAGAAATCGGATGTAGAGCTTGCTCTCAACCGCTGCACATAGGTGTGCCCTGTACTTAACCCTGCAGCATAACCTGATGAAAATGGCATGTAACGTTTCCAAATGTTTCTATGCCAAGGGGTGGATAAGTGTTAGCAACTGCTTATCAGTATGAACCTCAGAGAACTGAAGCGAGGAACATTAGCCGTCAAAGACTCAAACACCTGAGAAAAACTCagtttcccctttcttccctaatACTTAAACACCTCTAGAGAGGTCCCCATTGTTGTGTGCCTTGTCACTACTTGGAATAACTCAGCTAGTTGATGCTCGAATGCTTATTtgttgagtgtgctttttaattaTGGCTACATTTCTTTCATTAGATTGAGGGAACATCTTCCTAAATCCATTCAAATTAACCCGACTGTCAAAAGTAGAACATTTAAAATAGCACAGcaggctgatgagatggctcagcaggtcctaacctgcttgcagccaagcctcaCATGCTGAGTTGGATCCTAGGTTACGTTGTGAAAGGGAGAACTGAGTCCTGCTAGTTGCACACTAGATGAAtaccagtgatttttttttttaaagcacagtgTGTGCCAGGTAAATATATATTGGACTTTCTTAGCTAAATGAATTTCCGTCCTCAGATTGTATTGTGAAGATTGGCTTTGCCCCAAGAGTCAAAGCCAGTGATCAGAGCAGCTCAAGGTAAAGGTATCCGTCATTGTTTCAGTCACAGAGTAAACTCACTCTCTTGTCATCTGAGATGGTTGGCTTGCCCATTGTGTACATCTGGGCTTTTGAGAAAGACCATAGAACCAGATTTTAGGTTTTCATAGACACAGAACAGTGGGATTTGATAATGGCAGGTTCTTTGGGGCCATAGAAGAAGATGACAGAATTCTCTAATTCGGGATGTTTCTGTAGGAACTATAATCCAGTTGTCAATTAGTGTAGACAGAAGTACCATTCAGGggattatatttacatatatatttatagtttTGCACATTATCGAACATGATGTATGTCATCTAACTTGTTTTCCATGTTCGGACACAGAAACAATAGTGTACTTTTCCTCCGGGGagaatgatgatggtgatgtttTGAGTATAATAGGGAAAAGGCCCCAACAGTTGAAGCATGATAATGAATGCTTTTCCAGTAAATATTTGTTGCCAACTTGTGGAAATAATGTAGCAGTGAATGCTAACCGGGAAGGCATCTGAGCGCTTCAGTCTCTCAGATGGTGAGCCTACCAGAGGCAGGCTTCTGAAAGGAAACAGCAGACCTGAAACATTAATGTTGCTTTGCTCTGTTTTGTAGATTATGTCAAAACAGAATATTTTGTAAAGTAAGGCAGGTTGGAAAAGTTAACCGAGAAAATGAAAGCTCCACTTGGAGTTTTACTCAGCAGGGGGAATCAGAGCTGTGAATTCTCCACCTGAAATCCCGAAAGGCGCCTGGCTGGAGGGAAACAATACTTAGTAACAGTTTTGCATTGTCATGCGTCCCTAGTTACTCTTGTTTTAGGAAAATATTTACTGTTGTGTATATTATTTCCTTGTATAGCATTGCTTTAAGTCTTTTATTTCCAGTCTACTTTTCAAAAGCCTTTTCTAGGATATCTGCTCGTGCATTAAAATTGTTATAAATGAAGAGGCTGTGCTGGGGACATAGCTTAGTGGCTAGAGTTGGCCTCGAGtacaaaggtcctgagtttgattcccaaatcaaatgaataaatgaatgaatgaatgagtgaatgaatggaaaaaaagCAAGACATCATTCTCTTTGGGGAGAGGACTGTGCGATTAGAGAGACTACTGCTCTTGCATGGGACTcaagttccattcccagtaccCCTATCAGGCGCTCACACCGTCTACCTCCAGCTCCCCAGACTCTgacctcctcttctggcctccactctGTACCCCCGCTCTTGGTcagtgcttttctttttgttgtcctCTCAGACACAGCTTAGTCCTTTGTTAAGTGTCCCCTTTCCACACTTTACACTTTGAGTAATTTGAAATTGTTACTCGTGCCGGTGATTTACATGTGTGTACTCTTTTCTCTTCAGACATGGAGTGTGACCCTCCGAGAGTTAATGATAAGCTAATGAGGTTCTTCGATCACTGTGAGAAGTTTTTAACCGAAGTCGAAAGAAACGCCACGGCTCTTTATCATGTGGAAGCCTTCAAAACCGGGCCAGAAATGCAGACAGTTTTAAAGAAAGTTGCAGCCACTTTGCAAGTGCCAGTGAACAATTTAAATGCAGGTAATATATATGTTGTATTTCATTTAAATTCTGGTTAAatgtaaaacaagcaaacaaaaatgaagtTACTCTTCTTAAAGGTCCATACTTAAGTTTATGTTAACTAAATATTATGTCTTGGGTCAGGAAAATATACCAGgcacttaattttattttcacttctctaaatcttttataaattattttggaaggttctttttttaaaaaatatcaaatttgATTATTTCAAGTTTGGCAAGATGGAAGAAATATGATAGAGAAACTCATTGATATCAGAACTCCTCAACCATTGATTAAAATAAGTTAGATTGTTTCAACGTGCCATGcattttcataataaaatgttttttaaaataactagAAGAGATAATGTTGAATATTCTCCATAGAAAGCAATGATACATGTTTGAAGTGTTGAATATACTAATCACCTGGTTTAATTGTCACATATTATAGTCAAGTTTTTTTCTCCACTttaaattttttcccttttttttttattggatattttatgcaaggttctttcttttttttttttttttttgttccttttttcggagctggggaccgaacccagggccttgcgcttcctagacaagcgctctaccactgagctaaatccccaaccccttatgcaAGGTTCTTAAATgtggagttttttctttttcctgagaaCATCATTTCTAAGGATTACTTATAATTTAAAAGTTTGCTTTTCTGAATTATCTCTTAGTAAAATAACTCAAGTTAAAAATCGTATAAATCCTTTAGTTTTGAGAAACTTTAGGACTGCATGTAGTGTGGGAGGATGGTAGGTTTTAGTAAACTAAAAAAAAGTCAACTGGGGTTTGCAGCCTTAATTGTAGAGATCCCAAGGACATGGGTATTCTGTCTCTTGAACGGCTGTagtggagtgcttgcctgggTTTGTCGTTGATAGGAGACACTTTGGAGAGTGGAAGCAAATGACTGCAAGAGGAAGCAGGGCACATCTCACCTAGCagtagaaaattaagaaaatggagtttttttcttattttctagaacTTTATAGCTTATTATGGATGTTGGTGCATACTAATAGGTAGAGAAGTGATAATATGTCTCACACTGTGGATTAGTTTCCAGAAGACTAGAAGGTCATATTGGTGAGAGGGAAAGGTTAAACTCTCCCATGCCTGGCTTGGTGACATGTCTTGTTTGTCTGTCATAAGTTTCTGGTTATAGGATATACCAGCTCCTAGTCTGAGCTTGACCTGAGACTCCAGAAGAGCCTTGTCATGTCAGCAGACATGTACAGTATCAACAAGCCACGCTGACTTATTAGGCATTGGGAAATGTTTCCAATTGCTTTTATGTCTATTCCTAgtgaaatacatcttttaaaaaagatttatttatttaatgtatgagtacactgtcgctgtcttcatgcacaccagaagacggcatcagatcccattacagatggttgtgagccaccatgtggttactgggatttgaactcaagacctctggaagagcagtcggtgctcttaactgctgagccatctctccagccccttttaaaagatttgtgtgtgtgtgtgtgtgtgtgtgtgtgcgcgcgcgtgtgtgtgcgcgtgtgtgcgcgtgtgtgcgcgtttgcgcttgcttgcttgctcgctCATGTGGTACTTGGTGTccgtggagaccagaggaggaggttaggtctcctggaactggttATGGAGATTGTGAGCTGCTATGAGAGTGATGGGAatagaactcgggtcctcataAGAGCAGCCAGGGTTTTTAATTGCTGTTCAATCTTTCTAACCCCAAAGcgtattattttggttttgtagTTGTTATTGTTAAATATATTACCTCAGAAATCTTTAAACTGAACTGATATGGAATGCATGTAATATCAATTAATTAACGTTGGTCCCATTTTcctttgggaaagaaaaaaagaaaacagtaaaatggGCTAGAAATCAGAGTAATGGGAACAGCGCCTACCGTTTGTACCTCATCttatctcttctctctgtgtatcAGTGAACACAGTGCTTGGCTTGTGTTGACCAAGGTTTCCTTTTGAAACCCAAAGCACTCACTCACCTGTCCCTACTTTAGCACCCATTTGTGTCTAAAGTACAGCAGTTAGCAGACTAACAACCCCTGGTTCTTCACCTGACCTCTGCTGAGGTTTCTTGGTCAGCTAAGTTTGAAAAGCCGATGTCACTGCCAAGCCACCCATCCGGCCCCCTTGCTGGTTTGGGGTTGTCCTTTCCTGTGCTCGGCTCGGAGTCGGCGTCTTCCTCCTGCCCTCCATTCTGTTCTTCCTGCTCAGTCCTCCATGGTCCTCTCGCACAGTGTTTTTGTGTCTCTGGTTATGTACTTAATAGTTATAAGATGAACTACTGTGTAGTTTTAAAAACAGATAGTAAATATACTTTGTCGTTATTAATGTTCAAGTCAAGGACTCAACAAGACCCTAGTGCTCCTTTTCCATCCCTCTGAAGTTATCGATATCAAGTCCTGTTTAATAAGTCATCGGGCTGACCTTTGTAGGGTTTGCTAGGCAGCACGCACTTAGCAACCAGCTAGTTCAGAACTGAAACAGTGAGCATTCGCAGAGCGCTCCACAGTCTCCTTGGACTGAATGGTCCGCTGCACGATGCCCTCTAGTGGTGCAGCGTGGGTTGGCGACGTACAGGCTCTCATCCTCCAGAGTCTCTTCTCCAACAACTCAGGTTTTTCTCAGCTGTGTGTGTAACTGTGCTTGTAGCATTCTATGGGTATATAGACTTCAAAAACCCAAGGAAACTAAAACCCCACAAATCTTATCTATTTTCTTCCCCAGACTTAATTCAGGTAGCCTTTTTCACCTGTTCGTTTGACCTGGCAATTCAAGGTGTCCATTCTCCCTGGTGCGATGTGTTTGACGTAGATGATGCGAAGGTGAGTATTTTGTTTGTATCGTCTCCTCGTGGCTTTTGGTCgttatttgaattttttcttgttatttcttaAAGCAGCTTTCTAGAACATCAGTAGAATTAGGGGATATAAACTGCCCGGGACTAACCCCTAATCTGCTAAGTAAGGAGAGACAAATGCTTACTTGGGTTCATAGAACTCAGAAAAATGGTAATTTTATTTCTAAGTGGTGCCCCCTTCATCCCAATTAAAACCCGACTATGGGGAGAGGTGGTGGGCTAATATAAAACTGAGTGAGCTGAGGGAGAACCGTTTTCCACAGACCTGATTGGTCCCTAATTACTTTTCATGAGAAACCAAGTTCTGATATTTTACTAAGGTGCGCCTGCTCCCCCTGCTGGTGGCCATGGTTCATTTCAGTTCCCTTGTTTTCCCCTGATGTGTAGACTTTTAAGGAGTATAGAAAGACCTCTGATGATCTTAAGGGACTACATTTTGCCTGattcatgagtgctgggatctgGAAAGGGTGGAGTAGGAAAGTGTTTTGCGTTGTCCAGGGTTATAAACTTGTGGACCTTAGCTACCCTTACACACATGTGAAATGTCAGTGTTTCACATGAGAATCAAGAATTGCTTCCAGATTGacttaaattttaaagaaatacattcCCTGCCAAATAGAGTGAATTTCAAGCTTTGTTTTGAGGAGACTTAGATGACCAGCAGCATGTCAAAAGTAATGCCATGGTTCTTGTAGCAGTGAGGAGGGTCTCACGGCAGAGTTGAGAGGAGTGAAGGATGCTCAGTGTACGGCTGCTGTAGGATGCTGAGAGCCAGGGTACACAGGTGCTGTTTCTTCCCCTCTGTGCTGAGTCAGTGCTGGGTGACTACTTCTCACCCCCAGTAACCTCTTGCGTTGGGCTCCAGACTTATTACTTAGATTAGAAACTTCTCAGCCTTCCTCCCTTTAGTATGCCCTATTTTGGATAGACACAGGATTTGTCTTTAGAACCTTTTACTCCATTTGCAGGAGGTGTTTTTGTGGAGATAGAACCCAGTGCCATGATCTCCAGATGCTTTCCCTTCATCCCAATTAAAAAGCTGCTGCTGGGAGGATTGTTGAGGCCATTATAAAGCCGGTTACCTCAGACCTGAGTCTGTACCACCTTCCCGGTGCCGTTTCATGTTCTAGTCTTTTAGTTATACAAAAGAACAGGTTTGGTTATGACATCTACATAGAAGTCATTACTTACCTTGCTTCCCCCCTTCCTTCTGCCCTcttctgttcctcctccccacttcTGTTTGCCCACCTCAGCCAATTTTCTGGTTTCTATATCTGAAAGCATGAGATATTTGTCTTCTCCCTGTTTCCCACTTTCATTTCCCACCCTCTGCTCCCTTTAgacttctttcctctccctcgtTCCACCTTTGGCGGGGCACGTTCAAAATGAAAAGAGCACCATTAATAATTTTGCCATAAGTACAAAGAAATCTCTGGTCACTGTTCATGTATGTGAAAATATCTCCTCTCCTCGCTCCTCAAGCTGCATGGGTCCAGGGGACGGTCAGGAGGAGATGATGATAAATTTTGACAAAAGAAAATTGTCATTTTACTTGTTTGCCCAGGTTGCCATAATCGTTGAAATGTTTAGGATGTGATTCAGTTGGCTGCCTGCCGGCTGCCTCCTTCCTGTTCTGAGTGGCTTTGTCCATGAGATCCCGGTAACGACTGACCACACTCACTTCCACTTGAAGTGGTCATAACCTGCCTCTGTGGTCACCCATGTGTGCATCCCTCGACCACCCTTGTGCACTTCTTGTCTTCTTAATCTGTACATCTTTTCCCTTCTAGCAGGTGACTTGATGTACAGCAAAACCTGACACC is part of the Rattus norvegicus strain BN/NHsdMcwi chromosome 1, GRCr8, whole genome shotgun sequence genome and harbors:
- the Minpp1 gene encoding multiple inositol polyphosphate phosphatase 1 precursor, producing the protein MLRGARSHLSASVALAAVLAAALLSSFARCSLPGRGDPVASVLSPYFGTKTRYEDVNPWLLGDPVAPRRDPELLAGTCTPVQLVALIRHGTRYPTTKQIRKLRQLQGLLQTRESVDGGSRVAAALDQWPLWYDDWMDGQLVEKGRQDMRQLALRLAALFPDLFCRENYGRLRLITSSKHRCVDSSAAFLQGLWQHYHPGLPPPDVSDMECDPPRVNDKLMRFFDHCEKFLTEVERNATALYHVEAFKTGPEMQTVLKKVAATLQVPVNNLNADLIQVAFFTCSFDLAIQGVHSPWCDVFDVDDAKVLEYLNDLKQYWKRSYGYAINSRSSCNLFQDIFLHLDKAVEQKQRSQPVSSPVILQFGHAETLLPLLSLMGYFKDKEPLTAYNFEEQVHREFRSGHIVPYASNLIFVLYHCEDAQTPQEKFQIQMLLNEKVLPLAHSQKTVALYEDLKNHYQDILQSCQTSKECNLPKVNITSDEL
- the Minpp1 gene encoding multiple inositol polyphosphate phosphatase 1 isoform X1, whose translation is MLRGARSHLSASVALAAVLAAALLSSFARCSLPGRGDPVASVLSPYFGTKTRYEDVNPWLLGDPVAPRRDPELLAGTCTPVQLVALIRHGTRYPTTKQIRKLRQLQGLLQTRESVDGGSRVAAALDQWPLWYDDWMDGQLVEKGRQDMRQLALRLAALFPDLFCRENYGRLRLITSSKHRCVDSSAAFLQGLWQHYHPGLPPPDVSDMECDPPRVNDKLMRFFDHCEKFLTEVERNATALYHVEAFKTGPEMQTVLKKVAATLQVPVNNLNAGLSRSLLQSSSSLVMRRPSYPCSRSWATSRTRSP